From a region of the Triticum aestivum cultivar Chinese Spring chromosome 7D, IWGSC CS RefSeq v2.1, whole genome shotgun sequence genome:
- the LOC123168304 gene encoding major pollen allergen Ole e 10, producing the protein MNYETVAHKTAAQTSAYRLLLCILTYSIEKTVSCVLSFGHKKEMGSGSTTVRLMAFASALVLLTHCIHAAAAPSFQQKQAAAKTWCVAKPSTGEAALRANLEFACSESDCSAIQGTGGCSAHNGGVLLSRASVAMNAYYQARGRNTWNCFFNATGIISITDPSLGTCKYA; encoded by the exons ATGAACTACGAAACAGTCGCTCACAAGACGGCAGCACAGACCTCTGCGTATCGCCTTCTCCTCTGCATCCTCACATATAGCATAGAGAAAACAGTTTCTTGCGTCCTCTCTTTTGGTCACAAGAAAGAGATGGGTTCAGGTTCAACCACCGTCAGACTCATGGCCTTCGCCTCCGCTCTCGTGCTACTGACGCACTGCATTCACG CGGCAGCGGCACCAAGCTTTCAGCAGAAACAG GCGGCGGCCAAGACGTGGTGCGTGGCCAAGCCTTCGACCGGCGAGGCGGCGCTGAGGGCCAACCTGGAGTTCGCCTGCTCCGAGAGCGACTGCAGCGCGATCCAGGGCACGGGGGGCTGCTCCGCGCACAACGGCGGCGTGCTGCTGTCGCGGGCGTCGGTGGCCATGAACGCCTACTACCAGGCCAGGGGGAGGAACACCTGGAACTGCTTCTTCAACGCCACCGGCATCATCAGCATCACCGACCCCA GTCTAGGCACTTGCAAGTATGCATGA